Proteins co-encoded in one Xiphophorus couchianus chromosome 3, X_couchianus-1.0, whole genome shotgun sequence genomic window:
- the LOC114142372 gene encoding glutathione S-transferase kappa 1 — protein MTSKKVVELFYDVVSPYSWLGFEVICRYRNVWNIDLKFRPAFLGGIMHGAGNKPPGLVPNKFSYMAKDLHRASKYFDVPLHPPTDPFEVMFKKGTLSAMRFVTAVQHMEQGGDKQVEQVSRELWRRIWSEDKDATKPESFSEAAKKAGLSDSEIEKALKLCTSQEIKDKLKHSTEEALKYGAFGFPMLICHIDGKPEMFFGSDRFELMANCIGEKWLGPNPGSSASKL, from the exons ATGACCTCAAAGAAAGTGGTGGAGCTGTTCTATGATGTGGTCTCACCTTACTCCTGGCTCGGGTTTGAG GTCATCTGTCGCTACAGAAACGTGTGGAACATCGACCTGAAGTTTCGTCCTGCGTTTCTCGGAGGCATCATGCATGGAGCAG GAAACAAGCCTCCTGGTTTAGTTCCCAACAAATTTTCCTACATGGCTAAAGATCTTCACCGCGCGTCCAAGTACTTTGACGTCCCTTTACACCCACCTACTGACCCATTTGAGGTCATGTTCAAAAAAG gaaCTTTGTCTGCGATGCGGTTCGTGACAGCAGTGCAGCATATGGAGCAAGGTGGAGACaagcaggtggagcaggtttCCAGGGAGCTGTGGAGGAGGATCTGGAGTGAGGACAAAGACGCCACTAAACCCGAATCCTTCTCTGAG GCAGCCAAAAAAGCAGGACTGAGTGACAGTGAGATTGAAAAAGCGCTAAAGTTGTGCACCTCGCAGGAGATCAAAGATAAGCTTAAACACTCAACAGAGGAGGCACTCAAATATGGG gcaTTTGGTTTCCCAATGCTGATTTGTCATATTGATGGAAAACCCGAGATGTTTTTTGGATCTGATAGATTTGAGCTCATGGCCAACTGCATTg gAGAGAAGTGGTTGGGACCTAACCCAGGCAGCTCTGCCTCCAAGCTTTGA